Proteins encoded in a region of the Quercus lobata isolate SW786 chromosome 8, ValleyOak3.0 Primary Assembly, whole genome shotgun sequence genome:
- the LOC115955267 gene encoding signaling peptide TAXIMIN 2-like: MPVVIDRVCVAVEVFILKPVCIYLIKSTSPPLRIQNPKTPKQKESLQRNKETFDFERMGDCRPLGFLLGLPFALVALVLSLVGAVIWVIGTVLSCLCPCCICFAGLANMAMGIVKLPVKLLRWFIEKIPC, encoded by the exons ATGCCGGTAGTTATAGACCGCGTATGCGTCGCTGTCGAAGTCTTTATTTTGAAACCTGTAtgtatttatttgataaaatccACTTCTCCTCCTCTTCGAATTCAAAACCCCAAAACACCAAAGCAAAAAGAAAGTCTACAGAGAAACAAAGAGACTTTTGATTTTGAGAGAATGGGAGATTGCAGGCCATTGGGTTTCTTGCTGGGATTGCCTTTTGCATTGGTGGCATTGGTGTTATCTCTTGTGGGTGCGGTTATCTGGGTTATTGG GACTGTGCTGAGTTGTTTGTGCCCGTGTTGCATATGTTTTGCTGGACTTGCGAATATGGCGATGGGTATTGTGAAGCTTCCTGTGAAACTACTTAGATGGTTCATTGAAAAGATTCCTTGTTAG